The Mycolicibacterium cosmeticum sequence CCTTTGTTGTTGAAGAACAGTTTTGCCCAGTTGGGCCAGCGCCAGGACATTTGTTCGTAGAAGGCGTTGGTGGCGGTGTCTTCGGAGTATTGGCGTCGGCCGGCGTAGTCCAGGGAGAAGAACCAGTGGATGCGGTCTTGGGCGCCTTGTTGGTCGGCGGCGGGTTTGTTGTTGTAGTCGATCATGTAGCGCTCGTAGTAGACGGGTTCGACGTCGCGGGCGGCGGCCATGATCTGTTCGGCGGTGCAGGGGGTTTTGAGGA is a genomic window containing:
- a CDS encoding DUF5078 domain-containing protein; translated protein: MASTAIRYGIAALALAGALTTSGIASADATDDYPIPNRILKTPCTAEQIMAAARDVEPVYYERYMIDYNNKPAADQQGAQDRIHWFFSLDYAGRRQYSEDTATNAFYEQMSWRWPNWAKLFFNNKG